The DNA segment ACCATGGATCTTGAGCTCCAATGTGGAGGTGACCGTCTGCATGCAAACAACACAGCGGAAACCTGTAAGTGAGTTCCTCAGGTCAGGGTGCATCTGGCAGTGCTCCAGGAAGTCCTCCTCACTCTGCAGTGGCATCTTACAAATGCGGCAGCTCCCCGTGTCCAGACTCTTGCTATGGGTGACCTTGTGCTCTGTCAGGGTGAGCAATGAGGGGAAGCGCTCCCCGCAGATGGGACACATGTAGTGTTTGACAGGCCCAAGGTGGGTCTGCATATGTTCCCTCAGCCCAGCCTCAGAGAAGAAGGTACGGGAGCAAACATTGCACTTGTGGTTACCCTTGATCATCTCAGCCTTTCTTTTTATCATGGCACTCTCACCAGGGCGTATATTGTGATCTCTCAACTGGTGGTTAGTGAGAAGTGACTCCATAGTATAAGATGCCCCACATATGTCACATCCATACATGGGCTCTGCAGTGTCCACCTCTTCCTCACTTCCATCATGGCTGTTCTGGGACTCCACCACAGATCCACCTACTGCCCCTGAACCATGGCTGTTAGTTAGGAGACCTTGTAGCTCAGCATCTTCTTTAGGCTGGCTTTCCCCACCAACTACAGTAGAACCATTGGCGCCACAGTTCTGTGTCTTTCCCTCAAACACACAGTGTTTCTCCCTCAAATGTTTCTCCAAAAGAACAATGGCATGGAAAGCCTTGCTGCAGAAGCGGCAGTTATACTTCTTGCTATGGGTAGTGATGTGGCACTGCAGCTCCACTTCCGTTCCAAAGGACTCCCCGCAAAAAATACAGCGGTGGGCACGGCCTTGGTTTTCCAGGTGGCTGTGTTTGACGTGAAGCTGCAGGTCAGTCTCATGCCTGAAGTCCCAGTTACAGGAGGTGCAGCGGTACACTTTCTTCTCGTTGCTGTGCTTCACGGCCAGGTGGAGCTGAGTGGACACTTTTGAGTCGAACACCTCTTGGCACAGAGTGCAACGAAAGAACACAAAAGTATGCATGTCGAGTAGGTGCTTCTGCAGGTCATCCACCGAAGTGAACTGCTTGTCACAGCTTTCGCAGATGTAATAAGTGGACGTAATAGTGAAGTGAATTGTCACATGCTTTAGCAGAGATTCCTGGTTGGGAAACTCCTTGTTGCACTGCGGACAGGTGAGCTGAGGCTGCAGACCATCCAGATGCGTTTTGAGGTGAGTCTGGAAAAGGTCTAAGCTTGTATACTTGGCGCCACACTGGTTACATATGAACTCACTGGTGGCACGGGAGGCTGAGCTGCCTTGTTTCAGCACGGCAGTTTGTTCCACAGATATTGGCGAAGAGGGGCTGAGAGTGCGGAGGGATTTCTTCCCGTTGTTGATGTAGTTCAGGGCTAGTGGAATGTTCTTGTGATTCTCCTTGATGTGCTTGTTAAGCTTCAGAACACTGTTGAATATGGGGGAGTTGGTGCAGTATGAACAGGAGTACACTTCAACTATAGGCTCCTTGGGAGTTACAGCCAAGGGGGAGTCAAAGCGCAGGCTCCCCCCATCACAGTGAGTCTGGCGAACATGCTCCTCCAAGGTAGCCTCTGTCAAGAACCCCATGAAGCACTGGGGGCAGAAAAAGGCATTGCTCTCCTTGGCCACTGGACTGGGAAAGCCATGAGAGCAGCGGATGTGTTCCTGGAGGGCATTTAGGTCATTTAACACCTCAGGGCAGAAGTTACACTGAAGGAGAGCATCAGGCAAGCTCGCTAACAGGGCAGCGTGGTCCTCTGCATTGTGGACCTGCTTAAGATGTTCGTTTAGATTTAGTAAAGAGGGCAGAACTTCCAAACAAAACTGGCAAGTGTGAGCCTGCTCTGGCTTGTCCAGATGCATGGTTCGCAGGTGAATTTGAAGCACAGCC comes from the Oreochromis aureus strain Israel breed Guangdong linkage group 18, ZZ_aureus, whole genome shotgun sequence genome and includes:
- the LOC116316991 gene encoding zinc finger protein 521 isoform X3 codes for the protein MKTHASNKPHKCPVCRRGFLSSSSLHGHMQVHERGKDGTGSSFSRADEWKLKETRKCSRCEEGFDVPEELQRHIAECHPECSPSEDGGLGATLQCIYCHEPFSDEGTLLTHIDQAHSRDRKGHACAICSEHFLSVEDLYAHMDIHQLPESSNHSNSPSLLTVGYTSVSSTTPDSNLSVDSSTMVETAPPVPKTRGRRKRAAQNTSDMGGRSSKQPKVSYSCIYCNKQVFSSLAVLQIHLRTMHLDKPEQAHTCQFCLEVLPSLLNLNEHLKQVHNAEDHAALLASLPDALLQCNFCPEVLNDLNALQEHIRCSHGFPSPVAKESNAFFCPQCFMGFLTEATLEEHVRQTHCDGGSLRFDSPLAVTPKEPIVEVYSCSYCTNSPIFNSVLKLNKHIKENHKNIPLALNYINNGKKSLRTLSPSSPISVEQTAVLKQGSSASRATSEFICNQCGAKYTSLDLFQTHLKTHLDGLQPQLTCPQCNKEFPNQESLLKHVTIHFTITSTYYICESCDKQFTSVDDLQKHLLDMHTFVFFRCTLCQEVFDSKVSTQLHLAVKHSNEKKVYRCTSCNWDFRHETDLQLHVKHSHLENQGRAHRCIFCGESFGTEVELQCHITTHSKKYNCRFCSKAFHAIVLLEKHLREKHCVFEGKTQNCGANGSTVVGGESQPKEDAELQGLLTNSHGSGAVGGSVVESQNSHDGSEEEVDTAEPMYGCDICGASYTMESLLTNHQLRDHNIRPGESAMIKRKAEMIKGNHKCNVCSRTFFSEAGLREHMQTHLGPVKHYMCPICGERFPSLLTLTEHKVTHSKSLDTGSCRICKMPLQSEEDFLEHCQMHPDLRNSLTGFRCVVCMQTVTSTLELKIHGTFHMQKTGTMSANQPMGRTNAMSQNQQQHHAQKFFKCASCLKDFRSKQDLVKLDINGLPYGLCASCVAAAGSKSSSPTVNGGRQQQQQGGATTPATTTATWVQGESLSPGDGKGKGVSSSSSSSSTSSSSAAKTRCSSCNVKFESEAELQNHVQTVHREQAGDSNSGHLKTPQVSPMPRASPSQTEEKKTYQCIKCQMVFYSEWDIQVHVANHMLEEGLNHECKLCSQSFDSPAKLQCHLIEHSFEGMGGTFKCPVCFTVFVQANKLQQHIFSAHGQEDKIYDCSQCPQKFFFQTELQNHTLTQHSS